The following are encoded in a window of Coregonus clupeaformis isolate EN_2021a unplaced genomic scaffold, ASM2061545v1 scaf0191, whole genome shotgun sequence genomic DNA:
- the LOC121580567 gene encoding guanine nucleotide-binding protein G(I)/G(S)/G(O) subunit gamma-4, with protein MKDGVVNNSTASISHARKAVEQLKMEACMDRIKVSKAAADLMAYCDAHIREDPLIVPVPASENPFREKKLFCTIL; from the exons ATGAAGGACGGTGTTGTCAACAACAGCACAGCCAGCATCTCCCACGCCAGGAAAGCTGTGGAACAACTCAAGATGGAGGCTTGTATGGACAGGATAaag GTGTCGAAAGCGGCAGCAGACCTGATGGCATACTGCGACGCCCACATACGCGAGGACCCCCTCATCGTGCCTGTGCCCGCCTCGGAGAACCCCTTCCGGGAGAAGAAGTTATTCTGCACCATCCTCTGA